The following proteins are encoded in a genomic region of Cyclonatronum proteinivorum:
- a CDS encoding ArsR/SmtB family transcription factor produces the protein MNLQKISIDDRQLQRSAEIAKALGHPARIAILKILAERTSCFCGDITEILPLAQSTVSQHLKALKNAGLIKGEVEGVKTCYCLNPDGIRELQTVLSELSAQLVRTCC, from the coding sequence ATGAACCTTCAAAAAATTTCCATTGATGACCGGCAGCTTCAGCGGTCAGCTGAGATAGCTAAGGCGCTGGGGCATCCGGCGCGGATTGCGATTCTGAAGATTCTCGCGGAGCGGACGAGCTGCTTTTGCGGGGATATCACCGAAATCCTGCCGCTGGCGCAATCAACGGTTTCGCAGCATCTGAAGGCGCTGAAAAATGCGGGCCTGATTAAAGGAGAGGTCGAAGGGGTGAAAACCTGCTACTGCCTTAATCCGGATGGCATACGCGAGCTTCAAACGGTGCTGTCTGAACTATCCGCGCAGCTCGTTAGGACCTGCTGTTAG
- a CDS encoding virulence RhuM family protein, translating into MSNEIVLYQANELPERIEVRLDNETVWLNQDQMSSLFQRDQSVISRHIRNIYKEGELEEKSTMQKMHIPNSDKPVAYYNLDVIISVGYRVKSKQGTQFRIWATNVLRDYLLKGYVLNQRMNRIENNVEQLTSEVSRIALKLETTELPRQGVFFDGQVFDAYELTSKIIRSAKQSIVLIDNYINENTLTHLSKKADGVQVLLLTKTISKQLTLDVKKANEQYGFFEAKPFSKSHDRFLIIDNSEVYHLGASLKDLGKKWFAFSKMDKSSVESILKGTGNE; encoded by the coding sequence ATGAGTAATGAGATTGTGTTATACCAGGCCAATGAATTGCCCGAGCGTATTGAAGTAAGGCTCGATAATGAGACCGTTTGGCTCAATCAGGACCAAATGAGCAGCCTGTTTCAACGGGATCAGTCCGTAATTTCACGCCATATTCGCAATATCTATAAAGAAGGCGAGCTGGAAGAAAAAAGCACTATGCAAAAAATGCATATTCCTAATTCAGATAAGCCCGTCGCTTACTACAACCTCGATGTCATCATTTCGGTAGGCTACCGTGTAAAGTCTAAGCAAGGCACGCAATTCAGAATATGGGCTACGAATGTCTTGCGGGATTATCTGCTCAAAGGCTATGTGCTGAATCAGCGGATGAACCGCATTGAAAACAACGTCGAGCAACTTACCAGTGAAGTAAGCCGGATTGCATTAAAGCTGGAAACCACAGAACTGCCCCGGCAGGGCGTATTTTTTGACGGACAGGTATTTGATGCTTACGAATTGACCTCCAAAATCATCCGCTCGGCAAAACAAAGTATTGTGCTGATTGACAACTATATCAACGAAAACACGCTCACCCATTTATCTAAAAAAGCAGATGGCGTGCAGGTGCTGCTCCTCACCAAAACCATTTCCAAGCAATTGACCTTAGACGTTAAAAAAGCCAACGAGCAATATGGTTTTTTTGAAGCAAAGCCCTTTAGCAAAAGCCACGACCGTTTTCTGATTATTGATAATTCAGAAGTATATCACTTGGGTGCGTCTTTGAAAGACTTGGGCAAAAAGTGGTTTGCTTTTTCAAAAATGGATAAGAGCTCGGTAGAAAGTATTTTAAAGGGAACTGGGAATGAGTAA
- a CDS encoding type I restriction-modification system subunit M: MTQKDQDRLGKTLWTIADNLRGAMNADSFRDYMLSFLFLRYLSANYEESAKKELGSDYPKLSEDDGRTALAIWYEENAEDISEFEKQMRRKVHYVIKPEHLWSNITELARTQSPDLLITLEEGFRYIENESFDNSFQGLFSEINLNSEKLGKTPSDRNKKLCTIIQKISEGIAEFSTDTDTLGDAYEYLIGQFAAGSGKKAGEFYTPQQISTILSKIVTLDSQDPSTGPKQKLDKVLDFACGSGSLLLNVRNQLKEQTKGAGTIGKIYGQENNITTYNLARMNMLLHGMKDTEFEIYHGDTLKNQWDILNEMNPSKKTEFDAIVANPPFSLRWEPNEAMGEDFRFKSYGLAPKSAADFAFLLHGFHFLSGEGTMAIILPHGVLFRGGAEERIRTKLLKDNHIDTVIGLPANLFYSTGIPVCILVLKKCKKEDDVLFINASEHFVKGKRQNTLNKDNIKSIVETYKYRQETERYSRKVSMDEIENNGYNLNISRYVSTAEDEIEIDLDKVNEKLTSINERIETKTKEHNEYLKELKLKTI, encoded by the coding sequence ATGACACAAAAAGACCAAGATAGATTAGGAAAAACCCTTTGGACAATAGCAGACAACCTGCGTGGCGCCATGAATGCAGATTCCTTCCGGGATTACATGCTTTCATTTTTGTTTTTGCGCTACCTATCAGCCAATTACGAAGAATCGGCTAAAAAAGAATTGGGTTCAGACTACCCCAAACTGTCAGAAGATGACGGAAGAACTGCTTTAGCGATTTGGTATGAAGAAAATGCAGAAGATATATCTGAGTTTGAAAAGCAGATGCGCAGAAAGGTGCATTATGTTATCAAGCCTGAGCATTTGTGGAGCAATATTACCGAACTCGCAAGAACGCAAAGTCCAGATTTGCTCATCACCTTGGAAGAAGGCTTCCGCTACATTGAAAACGAATCCTTCGATAATTCTTTCCAAGGCTTGTTCTCTGAAATCAACCTGAATTCGGAAAAATTAGGTAAAACACCTTCCGACCGAAACAAAAAACTCTGCACCATCATCCAAAAGATTTCAGAAGGCATTGCGGAGTTCTCTACCGACACCGATACGTTAGGCGATGCGTATGAATATTTAATCGGTCAGTTTGCCGCAGGTTCAGGAAAAAAAGCGGGTGAGTTTTATACGCCACAGCAGATTTCAACCATTCTTTCCAAAATCGTAACGCTCGATAGTCAAGATCCATCAACAGGACCAAAACAGAAATTGGACAAAGTATTGGATTTCGCCTGTGGTTCCGGTTCATTGCTCTTGAATGTGCGTAATCAGCTCAAGGAACAAACCAAAGGTGCTGGCACCATTGGCAAAATCTACGGTCAGGAGAACAACATCACCACCTACAACCTGGCTCGTATGAACATGCTTTTGCATGGCATGAAAGACACAGAGTTTGAAATTTACCACGGTGATACCTTAAAAAACCAATGGGACATTTTGAACGAGATGAACCCATCCAAAAAAACCGAATTTGATGCCATAGTCGCCAATCCGCCTTTCAGCTTGCGTTGGGAGCCTAATGAAGCAATGGGAGAAGATTTCCGCTTTAAGAGTTACGGACTTGCCCCAAAATCAGCCGCAGACTTCGCCTTCTTACTGCACGGATTTCATTTCCTAAGCGGTGAAGGCACCATGGCCATCATACTTCCGCACGGTGTTTTATTCCGGGGCGGAGCAGAAGAACGCATTCGTACCAAACTGCTCAAAGACAATCACATAGATACTGTAATTGGTTTACCCGCCAACTTATTCTATTCGACAGGTATTCCTGTCTGCATTCTCGTTTTGAAGAAATGCAAGAAAGAAGATGATGTCTTGTTCATCAATGCCAGTGAACATTTCGTAAAAGGCAAACGCCAAAACACACTGAATAAAGACAACATCAAGAGTATTGTAGAAACCTACAAATACCGTCAGGAAACAGAGCGCTATTCTCGTAAGGTTTCTATGGACGAAATTGAGAATAACGGTTACAACCTGAATATTTCCAGATATGTAAGCACGGCAGAAGATGAGATTGAAATTGACTTAGACAAGGTCAACGAAAAACTGACTTCAATAAACGAGCGGATTGAAACGAAGACGAAAGAACACAACGAATACCTAAAAGAACTGAAACTAAAAACAATATAA
- a CDS encoding restriction endonuclease subunit S, with the protein MSKEKKLIPELRFPEFEKFGEWDRKTLEFVADSESSNLALNKIEHKENGYPVYGADSIVGYIDEYQQVEKYISIVKDGSGVGRLNLCIPKSSILGTLACIKSKDLVKFKLDWIYYLMNTIDFTSYKKGSGIPHIYFSDFKIEPIGVPQPQEQQKIASCLSSLDELLAAHNDKLDALKDHKKGLLQNLFPKEGETLPKVRFPEFEGDGEWVENQLQENCHNISSGKDKNQDDGEFDLYGSTGIIGKTENASYEGDYILVARVGANAGLLNRALGQFGVTDNTLVINLKDPEMVDFIFYSLDKIGLNKLVFGSGQPLVTGKQLKELNLPIPKNPKEQQKNASCLSAVDELITAQQEKIEQLQQHKKGLMQGLFPKIKT; encoded by the coding sequence ATGAGTAAAGAGAAGAAATTGATACCGGAGTTAAGGTTTCCTGAGTTTGAGAAGTTTGGGGAGTGGGATAGAAAAACTCTCGAATTTGTTGCTGATTCTGAAAGTTCAAATTTGGCTTTAAACAAAATTGAACATAAAGAAAATGGTTATCCTGTTTATGGTGCAGACAGCATTGTAGGATACATTGACGAGTACCAACAAGTAGAGAAATATATCTCTATTGTAAAAGATGGCTCAGGTGTCGGACGACTAAATTTGTGCATACCTAAATCTTCAATACTTGGAACTTTAGCATGCATAAAGTCTAAAGATTTAGTGAAGTTTAAATTGGATTGGATTTATTATCTAATGAATACAATTGATTTCACTTCTTACAAAAAGGGCTCTGGAATTCCTCATATCTATTTTTCGGATTTTAAGATTGAACCAATTGGAGTTCCCCAACCTCAAGAACAACAAAAAATCGCCTCCTGCCTTTCTTCTTTAGATGAGCTATTGGCTGCCCACAACGATAAGCTGGATGCCCTCAAAGACCACAAAAAAGGCTTGCTGCAAAACCTTTTCCCGAAAGAAGGCGAAACCTTGCCTAAGGTGCGTTTTCCTGAGTTTGAAGGGGATGGGGAGTGGGTGGAGAATCAGCTACAAGAAAATTGTCACAATATCTCTTCAGGTAAGGACAAAAATCAGGATGATGGTGAATTCGATTTATATGGTTCAACTGGGATAATTGGAAAAACTGAAAACGCAAGTTACGAAGGCGATTACATTCTTGTTGCTAGGGTTGGCGCTAATGCAGGTTTATTAAACAGGGCACTCGGTCAATTTGGAGTTACTGATAATACTCTGGTTATAAATCTCAAGGATCCTGAAATGGTGGATTTTATCTTCTATTCTTTGGACAAAATTGGATTAAACAAGTTGGTTTTTGGCTCTGGTCAGCCTCTAGTGACAGGAAAGCAACTTAAAGAATTAAATCTCCCGATTCCCAAGAACCCAAAAGAACAACAAAAAAACGCCTCCTGTCTTTCAGCTGTGGATGAGCTCATCACCGCCCAGCAGGAGAAAATTGAGCAGTTGCAGCAGCACAAAAAGGGATTGATGCAGGGTTTGTTTCCAAAAATAAAAACGTAA
- a CDS encoding type I restriction endonuclease subunit R encodes MTKEHQIEENLIKQLTELKYTHRPEIVDRKSLEQNFKTKFETLNRVRLSDSEFLRLREEIIEPDVFKASKKLREQQFFQREDGTPLHYTLVNNKDWCKNDFEVISQLRINTENSNQRYDIILLLNGLPMVQIELKRLDISPRKAMQQIVDYKNEPGNGYGNSLMCYMQLFIVSNRSNTIYFANNKKQHFQFNADEQFLPIYHLADEKNNKIKHLEDFTERFLKKCTLGEMISKYMVLVETEQKLLVMRPYQIYAVKAIDDCVKQNRGNGYIWHTTGSGKTLTSFKASTLLKDNREIEKCLFVVDRKDLDRQTREEFNKFQEGSVEENTNTETLVRRLLSANYADKVIVTTIQKLGLALDGTYKRNYKERLEPLRDKRIVFIFDECHRSQFGENHKAIKEFFPNAQLFGFTGTPIFEQNSSQKIREDQYESYKTTESIFEKQLHAYTITHAIEDRNVLKFHIDYFRGEGAAAARPGEGIAQKAVVEAIIRKHDKATNQRKFNALFATASINHAIEYFRIFNAHQRVMQEIDPDFIPLNIACVFSPPAEGNKDVQQIQEDLPQEKEDNKQNPEEKKKALKEIIADYNKQFDTNHDINNFDLYYQDVQGRIKNQKYSNKDLPHSKKIDITIVVDMLLTGFDSKFLNTLYVDKNLKYHGLIQAFSRTNRVLNDSKPHGMILDFRSQQESVNHAIMLFSGEDGGKAKEIWMVDPAPVVIDKYQEAVSKLGDFMQEHNLVNDPGEVYNLKGDAARIAFVKNFKEVQRLKTQLDQYTDLDEQQQEQIEKILPKETLQEFRSSYLETAKQLREIQQKEGEDAPEDIQQLDFEFVLFASAVIDYDYIMSLIADSTQKKPSKQKMTKAQVIQLLKSNANLMDEEEDLTEYIEQVDWTTGQTVEELKKNFETYKAEKYDKELAAIANKHGLQTAALKTFVEKIMSRMIFDGEKLTDLLEPLELSWKERRTKELALMEDLVPQLKKLAQGREISGLAAYE; translated from the coding sequence ATGACTAAAGAACATCAAATAGAAGAAAACCTAATCAAGCAGCTCACCGAGCTGAAATATACCCATCGACCTGAAATTGTCGATAGGAAGTCGCTTGAACAAAACTTCAAAACCAAATTTGAAACGCTCAACCGTGTGCGTTTGTCAGACAGTGAATTCCTTCGTTTGCGGGAAGAAATCATAGAACCTGACGTATTCAAGGCATCCAAGAAACTTAGAGAACAACAATTCTTCCAGCGTGAAGACGGAACACCACTTCATTACACTTTGGTCAACAACAAAGACTGGTGCAAAAATGACTTTGAAGTCATCAGTCAGCTGCGCATCAATACAGAGAACAGCAATCAGCGTTATGACATCATCCTGCTGCTCAACGGCCTGCCTATGGTTCAGATTGAGCTTAAGCGACTGGACATATCACCCCGCAAAGCCATGCAGCAAATAGTGGATTATAAAAACGAACCTGGCAATGGCTATGGCAATTCGCTGATGTGCTACATGCAGTTGTTCATTGTGAGCAACCGTTCCAACACCATCTATTTCGCCAACAACAAAAAGCAGCATTTCCAATTCAATGCAGATGAGCAGTTCTTGCCCATTTACCATTTAGCGGATGAGAAGAACAACAAAATCAAACATCTGGAAGATTTTACAGAGCGTTTCCTCAAAAAATGCACACTTGGCGAAATGATTAGCAAGTACATGGTGCTGGTGGAAACGGAGCAAAAACTATTGGTAATGCGACCGTATCAAATCTATGCCGTGAAAGCCATTGACGATTGCGTTAAGCAAAACCGTGGCAACGGCTACATCTGGCATACCACAGGGAGTGGTAAAACCCTGACTTCTTTCAAAGCTTCAACCCTGCTCAAAGACAATCGGGAGATTGAAAAATGCCTTTTTGTAGTGGACCGGAAAGACCTTGACCGCCAAACACGGGAAGAGTTCAACAAATTTCAGGAAGGCAGTGTAGAAGAAAACACCAATACCGAAACTTTGGTAAGGCGTTTACTTTCTGCTAATTATGCCGACAAGGTGATTGTCACCACCATTCAAAAATTGGGACTTGCCTTAGATGGCACGTACAAACGAAACTACAAGGAACGCTTAGAGCCTTTGCGCGACAAACGCATCGTATTCATCTTTGATGAGTGCCATCGCTCTCAGTTTGGGGAAAATCATAAGGCCATTAAAGAGTTCTTTCCGAACGCACAGCTTTTTGGCTTCACAGGAACACCCATTTTTGAGCAAAACTCCAGTCAAAAAATCCGTGAAGATCAGTACGAAAGCTACAAGACTACGGAGAGTATTTTTGAGAAGCAGCTTCACGCCTACACCATCACGCATGCCATTGAAGACCGAAACGTACTGAAGTTTCATATTGATTACTTCAGGGGTGAAGGTGCTGCCGCCGCAAGGCCCGGTGAGGGGATTGCGCAAAAAGCTGTAGTCGAAGCGATTATCAGGAAGCATGACAAGGCTACCAATCAGCGAAAGTTTAATGCCCTCTTTGCTACCGCTTCGATTAATCACGCCATTGAATATTTCCGGATATTCAACGCACATCAGCGGGTCATGCAGGAAATTGACCCGGACTTTATACCACTCAATATCGCTTGCGTGTTTTCGCCACCTGCGGAAGGCAACAAAGACGTGCAGCAGATTCAGGAAGATTTACCACAGGAAAAGGAAGACAACAAGCAAAACCCTGAAGAGAAGAAAAAAGCCTTGAAGGAAATCATTGCTGATTACAATAAGCAATTCGACACCAATCACGACATCAACAATTTCGATCTGTACTATCAGGATGTTCAGGGTCGTATCAAGAATCAGAAATACAGCAACAAAGACCTTCCGCACAGTAAGAAAATTGATATCACCATTGTGGTAGATATGCTGCTCACGGGTTTTGACAGCAAGTTCCTGAATACACTGTATGTAGATAAGAACCTGAAGTATCACGGACTGATACAGGCTTTCTCCCGCACCAACCGCGTCTTAAATGACAGCAAGCCGCATGGCATGATTCTGGATTTCCGCTCTCAGCAGGAATCCGTAAATCATGCTATTATGCTGTTCTCCGGTGAGGATGGTGGCAAAGCCAAAGAGATCTGGATGGTAGATCCTGCGCCTGTGGTCATAGATAAGTATCAGGAGGCGGTTTCTAAGCTGGGTGACTTCATGCAGGAGCATAACCTGGTGAATGATCCGGGTGAGGTGTATAATCTTAAAGGTGATGCGGCCCGCATTGCGTTTGTGAAAAATTTCAAGGAAGTACAGCGACTCAAAACGCAGCTCGATCAGTACACCGATTTGGATGAACAACAGCAAGAGCAGATTGAAAAAATTCTGCCCAAAGAAACCTTGCAGGAGTTCCGCAGCTCGTATTTAGAAACCGCCAAGCAACTGCGCGAAATACAGCAAAAAGAAGGTGAAGATGCGCCCGAGGACATCCAACAGCTTGATTTTGAGTTTGTGCTCTTTGCCTCTGCGGTAATTGATTACGATTACATCATGAGCCTGATTGCTGACAGCACCCAAAAGAAACCTTCCAAACAGAAAATGACTAAGGCGCAAGTTATTCAATTGCTGAAATCCAACGCCAACCTGATGGACGAAGAAGAAGATCTGACGGAATACATCGAGCAGGTAGATTGGACCACAGGACAAACAGTCGAAGAGCTGAAAAAGAACTTTGAAACCTACAAAGCAGAGAAGTACGACAAGGAACTGGCAGCCATTGCCAATAAGCACGGCTTGCAAACGGCAGCCCTCAAAACCTTTGTAGAGAAAATCATGAGCCGAATGATTTTTGACGGAGAAAAGCTCACCGATTTGTTGGAGCCTTTGGAATTGAGTTGGAAAGAACGCAGAACCAAAGAACTGGCCTTGATGGAAGACTTGGTACCGCAATTAAAAAAACTAGCCCAAGGGCGAGAAATTTCAGGATTGGCCGCTTATGAGTAA
- a CDS encoding transposase produces MDKYKNKYRIASARAPFWDYGWNAAYFVTICTHNREHWFGKISGGVMDLSAMGHVANSCWYEIPNHFPFVELGAHVIMPNHILGIVIIIKPDDGRNVETQNFASLPPPPPPPPPPPPPPQTPPSKPSETDTKPKNQFGPQSKNLASIIRGFKIGVTQNARQINPDFAWQSRFHDHIIRDDQSYQKISEYIINNPANWQDDKFYSTAQ; encoded by the coding sequence ATGGACAAATACAAAAACAAATACCGCATTGCCTCCGCCCGTGCCCCGTTTTGGGATTACGGTTGGAATGCCGCGTATTTTGTAACCATCTGCACACACAATCGCGAACATTGGTTTGGGAAAATTTCAGGTGGGGTGATGGATTTATCGGCAATGGGTCATGTTGCCAATTCCTGTTGGTATGAAATCCCGAATCATTTTCCGTTTGTGGAATTGGGGGCGCACGTTATAATGCCCAACCATATACTCGGCATTGTTATCATCATTAAACCGGATGATGGTCGCAACGTAGAGACGCAAAATTTTGCGTCTCTACCACCGCCACCGCCACCGCCACCGCCACCGCCACCACCGCCACAAACGCCACCATCAAAACCATCGGAAACGGATACCAAACCCAAAAACCAATTCGGTCCCCAATCCAAAAATTTGGCATCCATTATCCGTGGTTTCAAAATTGGGGTAACCCAAAATGCCCGACAAATCAATCCAGATTTTGCCTGGCAATCACGATTTCACGATCACATTATTCGTGATGACCAATCGTATCAAAAAATATCAGAATACATTATAAACAATCCCGCCAATTGGCAAGACGATAAATTTTACAGCACAGCACAATGA